The sequence CGGTTCAGTACAGCGTGTCTCGACTGGGAAAGCCGCATCGTCAACCGCGAAAGCCTGATCCCATTTGCCCCGCTGTTTCCGACCGAGGCCGAAGCGGCGCTCGATGTCTTCAAGTCGCTGCAGATTACGGACCTGCCGCAAGTCTACGACCGCAAGCTGGGCCGCCACCGGCACCCGACATTCGGCGAATCCTGCGAACAGTATGTGTTCGATTTCGTCTCCGCGATCTTCGGCGCCTATGACGAGGAATCTGCCAAGCGCGTGATCGAAGAGTTCTTTCTGCTGATCAGCAAGAAGAACATCAAGTCGACGCTCGCGGCTGGGATCATGCTGACGGCCCTGATCAGGAACTGGCGCCATAATCAGGAGCTGTTGATCCTCGCGCCTACTCAAGAGGTCGCCGGCAATTCCTTCAACCCCGCCGCGTCGATGGTCGCGGCGGACCCCGATCTGACGATCCTGCTGCACGTCAACAAGAACACCAAGGAAATCACCCACACGCTGACCAAGGCGGTGCTGAAAATCGTCAGCGCCGATTCCAACACTGCCGCGGGAAAGAAGGCGGCGTTCGTCCTGATCGAAGAATTGTGGCTGTTCGGGAAGAAGGCCAATGCGGCGGCCATGCTGCAGGAGGCCACCGGCGGCCTGATCTCGCGGCCGGAAGGTTTCGTGATCTACATCACGACGCAGTCGGATGAGCCGCCGGCGGGCGTGTTCAAGGAAAAGCTCGACTATTTCCGCGATGTTCGCGACGGCAAGATTGACGATCCGACCAGCCTCGGCGTTCTCTACGAATTCCCCGATCCCATGATCGACAACGAGGCTTATCTCGACCCGGCAAACTGGTACGTCACCAATCCGAACATGGGCCGTTCGGTCCGCAAGGATTGGCTTGAGCGCAAGCTGCTAAAGATCCAGAGCGGCGAGGATGAGGAAGGCGACACCTGGCAGAGCTTCCTCGCCAAGCATCTCAATGTCGAGATCGGCATGCGCCAGCGCGGCAATCGCTGGCCTGGGGCGAATTACTGGGAGCGTGCAGCAGATCCGGAGCTCGCCGTCCTGGACCACTTTGCAGCACTGGATCGGTTTTTGGAGCGTTCCGAGGTTGTTGTGGTCGGTGTCGACGGCGGCGGCCTCGACGATCTCTTCGGCCTGACGCTGGTCGGCCGCGAACCTGACGAGATCGAAATCCCTGTGATGGTCAACGGCAGGGAGTCGCTGGTGAAGATGAAGCGCTGGCTGACCTGGTCGCATGCCTGGTGTCATCGTGACGTTCTGAAGCGGCGCAAGAAGATCGCGCCCGTCCTCACCGACTTCGACAAGGCCGGACATCTGACGATCGTCGATGCCGCCCTCGAGGATTTGGCGTCGATCGTCGACATCATCGGTACCGTCAAAGCTTCGGGCCTGCTGTCATCCGTGGCAGTCGATCCGGCCGGCCTCGGCGAGTTCGTCGATGCCTTGGCCTCGCCCGAGATCGACATCACTCAGGAAAACGGCCTGCTGGTCGGCGTGCCGCAGGGTTTTGCCCTGATGAACGCCATCAAGACGGCTGAACGGCGCCTGTCGAATGGCATGCTGCGTCACGCCGGCGGCCCGTTGATGCCGTGGTGTGTCGCCAACCTCAAGATCGAGCCGACCGCCACCGCCATCCGTGCCACCAAACAGACCGCCGGCGACGCCAAGATCGACCCGGCAATGGCGCTCTTCGATGCGGTGACGATGATGGTGAAGAATCCGGAAGCGCCAATAGCATCGGTCTATGCCGAGCGCGGAATCAGGGTCGTTTGACGATGGGATTGATTGATCGGCTGCTTGGACGGAACGCCGCGCCGGTCGCGTTGCCGGTGCATGTCGAGCCGACGATGGGCGAGCCGCGTGCATCAGCAATTCAGTCGGCCGGCGCCGGTCAATTGATCATAACGCCGGAGGATCTGGAGCGCGCGATTCGCGCCGGCGATATGTCGACCTCGGGGCAGTCTGTCACGCCCGATCGCGCGCTGCGCGTGGCGTCCGTTTTTGCCTGTGTCCGTATCCTGTCTGGACCGCCCGCGACAATGCCGCTCGACCTGAAGCGCCGCATCAGTGCCAAGGTCAGGGAAGATGCCGACGATCACCAGCTCTCGCGTGTCTTGAAGCGCCGCCCGAACCGCTGGCAGACGCCCAGCCAGTTCAAGCGGATGATGCAGGCACATAAACTGCTTCGCGGTCATGGCGTGGCGCAGATTGTTCGCTCGCTCGGCCAGGTGGTCGCTCTGATCCCCCTTCATCCGGATCGTGTCGAGGTGCGTCAACGCAACGACATGGCCCTGGAGTTCGTCTACCGCAAGCCGGGCGGCGGAGAAGTTGTCTTCCAGCACCGTGACATTTTCTACCTGATCGGCCTGACGCTCGACGGAATCCACGGCGTCACGCCGTTGACCTATGCGCGTGAAACGATCGGCACCGCGCTGTCGCAGGAGCAGTATTCCGGTTCAGCTGCCCGCAATGGCAATCGGGCCAGCGGCGCGTTCAAGATGCCGCCCGGCAAATCGCTGTCGGATCCTGCCTATCAGCGGCTGAAAGCCTCACTTGAAGCCTATCGCAGCGGCGGCGACAGCGAAGGCACGACAATGCTCCTCGAAGAGGGGCTTGAATACCAGCAGATCGCCCTCAGCGCTGTCGACGCCCAGTGGATTGAAAGCCGGAAATTCTCGCGCAGCGAAATCGCCATGTTTTACGGTGTGCCACCGCACATGATCGGCGACATCGAAAAGCAGACGAGCTTCGGCACCGGGCTTGAGCAGCAGACGCAGGGTTTTGTCACTTTCTCCCTCGAGGATGAGCTGACGCCTTGGGAAGAAACCATCAATCGCATCCTCGACGACGACAACGAGCCGACGCTCTACGCGCGCTTCAACCGATCTGCGCTCGTTCGCGGCGATCTGAAGGCGCGCAAGGAATACTACCAGGCCGCGTTGCAGTGGGGCTGGCTCAATCCTGACGAGGTTCGCGGCCTCGAAGACATCAATCCGCGTTCCGATGGCAATGGCGAGCGCTTTTACGACCCGCCGAATACCGCCGGAAATTCCTCCAATCAACCGGAGCCGAACCCATGAGCTTGCGCCAACTGCCCGAGGCGAAGAGCATCAAGCGCCCGCAGAACTTCCAGTGGGATGCGCCCTCCGACGTGCTGGCCAAATGGAGCGAGCAGCCGCTCGCGGCCGACAACCAGGATGCGAACACGATCACCGTCTTCGACGTGATCGGCGAGGATTTCTGGAGCGGCGGAGGTTTTACCGCCAAGCGCATGGCCAATGCCCTGCGCTCGATCGGCACGAACGACATCGTGGTCAAGATCAATTCGCCTGGCGGTGACATGTTCGAAGGCATCGCCATCTACAACCTTTTGCGCGAACACAAGGCCAAGGTGTCTGTGCAGGTCATGGGCTGGGCCGCTTCCGCCGCGTCGATCATTGCCATGGCCGGCGATGAGATCAGCATGGGTCTTGGGACTTTCATGATGGTCCACAACGCCTGGGGCATGGTTGTCGGAAACCGGCACGATATGCGCGATGCGGCGACGCTCTTTGACGGTTTCGATTCCGCCATCGCCGATATCTATCAGGCCCGCACCGGTCTCGCCCGTGCAGACATCGAAAAACTCATGGATGCCGAGACTTTCATGGGTCCGACCGACGCCGTCGCCAAGGGCTTCGCCGACAAGGTTGACAACGACCTGGTCGCCGAGCCCGCGTCGACCAAGAACGCGGCGGACAACCAGATACTGGCGCGCCGCCGCACCGAAGCAGCCCTTGCCAAAGCGGGAATACCCCGCGGCGAGCGTACCTCAATGATCAATTCCCTGTCGGGCCAGCGCGATGCAACCCGACCAGCCCCGCGAGATGCAGGCTTCGACCCACTGGCCGTCCAACGGCTGATCCAAACCATCAAATCCTGAGAAGGAATCCTGTCATGAACGTGAATCGCACCCTCTTTTGGGGCGCGGCGCTTGCCGTTGCCTGCCTCTGCGCCGTCGTCGCGCTGAGCCCCGACATGCTCTCGCATTTTTCCGGCCATGCGCTCGACCACGGCTATGGTCTGGCGATGACCTGCGCGCCGGCGCTGAACAAACGCGCTCGCGGCCTTGTCGGCGTCCGTCTCGATGCCAGCGATGCCACCAAGATCCTGGCCGAACTGCAGAAAACCTTCGAATCCTTCAAGGCGGAGAATGAAGCCGAGTTGAAGGCGCTGAAAAAGGACGTCGTGCAGACGGAAAAGGTCGACAAGATCAATGCCGAGATCACCAAGCTGACGACTGCCCTGGCCGAAATCGACCAGACGATCGCGGCGCTGAAACTCGGCGGCGGCTCGGCTGCGCCGGATCCGACCAACGGTGAGCATGCCAAGGCCTTCAACCGCTATTTCCGCAAGGGCGATGCCGGCAATCTTGGCGAACTGCAGGTCAAGGCGGCGCTCACCACCCAGTCGGATCCGGACGGCGGCTATCTCGTGCCGACCGAGACCGAAAAGACCATCGATCGCATCATGGGCGTCACGTCCACGATGCGCCAGCTCGCAACCATCCTTCCCATCGGCACCAGCGAATACAAGAAGCTGGTGAACATGGGTGGTGCCGGTTCCGGCTGGGTCGGCGAGGAAGAGGCCCGTCCGCAGACGGGCACGCCGACCTTGCGCGAGCTGATCTTCACGGTGATGGAACTCTACGCCAATCCCGCCACGACCCGCACCATGCTCGATGACGGGATCATCGACATCGGCGCGTGGCTTGCCGACGAGGTCAACATCACCTTCGCCGAGCAAGAGGGGGCGGCCTTCGTCACGGGTAACGGCCTCAAGCGTCCGCGCGGCATCCTTGCCTATCCTACTGTCGCCAACGCCAACTATTCGTGGGGCAATGTCGGCTATGTGGTGACCGGTGCCGCCAGCGATTTCCTGGCGCCGACCAGCACTGTTAGCCCGGCCGATGCCTTGCTCGACCTGCTCTATGGCCTGAAGCAGGGGTATCGGAACAATGCAAGTTACTTGTCGACCGATGCCACCATGGCCAAGATCCGCAAGTTCAAGGACGGCCAGGGCAACTACGTCTGGGCGCCGCCGTCGGCCAACGAAAAGGTGCCGACGATCTTCGGCAAGCCTGCCTACACCGACGACAATATGAACGAGATCGGCACCAACACCTTCCCGGTAGCGGTCGGCGATTTCAAGCGTGCCTATCTGATCGTCGATCGCCAGGGCGTCCGCGTCCTGCGCGATGAGCTGACCAACAAACCTTACGTGCACTTCTACACCACCAAGCGCGTTGGCGGCGGCATCTCGAACTTCGAGGCGATCAAGCTGCTGAAGTGCAGCACCTGATCTGGCTGAGAGCCTGACGGTATCCGTGCGCCGCCCTGGCGGCGCACGTCACCCTTCCCATCATTCCAGAAGAGGATTCAGTCCGATGAAGGACCTTCACTCCAAACTCTCGATTATCAACGCATTCGGTCCTGCCGTCCTGGCTGCCGACAATACCCCTGCGGCCATCGATCTCCAGGGGTTCAATGCCGCTGAAATCGAACTCGCCATCGGTGTTGGCGGCATCACCTTCGACGCCACCAACAAGATCGAGGTCAAGGTCACGCATTCCGATGACAATGCCAGCTATGTGCCGGTGACGGATGCGGACATGCTCGGCATTTCCGGCATTTCTGGCGGCATCATCAAGTCGCTTGTCGCTGCCCACGCTGCCGTTGAAACCTGCCGCTATGGCTACAAGGGCGGCAAGCGCTACCTGAAGATCCTGGCCGACTTCAGCGGCACTCACGGCACTGGTACGCCGCTCTATGCTTCGGTCATCAAGAGCCGCGGCTACAACAATCCCCAGCCGAACGCCGCCTGATCACTGAAACCCGAACGCCCTGAGGCCGCCAGAATGGCGGTCTCATCGCCATGGAGACAATCATGAAAGCCATTGTGACAAAATCATTCATCGGCCGGCGTGACGATCGCGCCGAATCCGAGACCTTTGCTGTCGGTTCCGAGATCGATGGTGAACTCGCGGAATCCGCCGTCAACCAGAAGAATGCGGAATTCGCGGGCAAGAAGCAGGGTGGAAAGGGCAGAAAGTCCGATCTGTCGAAGCTCTCGCGCCCCGACCTTGAAAAGCTCGCGGCAGAACAGGAAATCGACGTTCCGGAGGCCGCAACGGACGCTGATATCGTCGCCCTGCTCGAAGCCGGCAAATAGGTACCTGCTTCATGCGCTCCTTCCTGACTGTCACCACTGCAGCGACGTCGCTGGCCCTGCTTACGCCTGAGGAAATGCGGGTGGCGGCAGGTTTGGCGTCGACAGATGGCAGTCAGGATGCCGTCCTGTCGCCATTGGGTCTGCGCATCGCAGCCTCGATCATGGCGGAATGCAAAATCGCTTTCGCATCCGGCGGCGAGCCGACCTTGCTCAAGGAAACGCTGTCGGAAACGTTCTATGGCGTTCGCGCCGACAGTCTGGTCTTGGGGCGCCGGCACAATGTAACGATTGCCAGTGTGAACAATCGCTCGACCACGCTTGATCCGGCAGATTATGTCGTCGATCCAGAGGCGGGCATACTGACCAGGCTGTCGAACGACTGCCCTGTCCGCTGGTGCTCGACGAAGCTTGTTGTCGTCTACAATGCAGGCTTCACGGATGTTCCGGGCGACCTCAAGCAGGCTGCGCTCGATTTCTTCCGTTACGCATGGCTCGAAGGCAAGCGCGATCCTGCCCTTAAGTCCGAGGTGATCGACACCCCGGATGTCGAGCGCACCGAACGGGCCTGGTGGGTCGGATCGGTACCGGGACAGTCATTCGAAGGCGCTGTGCCCGACATTGTCGCCGGGCAGTTGAAGCGCTTCCGCAATTTCACCATCAGGTAAGACTGTGGTCGACCAATCCGACACCCCGGCTGGCATGATCGCGAGGCTTGACGACAAACTTCTTCGCCGCGGCGAGGACTGCACCCTCCGCCGCAAGGAAGGCTCGCCCTTGACCGACAAGGACGTCACCGTGCGTGCATCGGTGCGTGGCCTTCGCGCCGCCGAGATAGTCGGCACGGCGACGCAAGCCTATTCCATGGCGGTGATATCGCTGACCCAGATCCTGGCCGCAGGCTGGCCGGCCGGTCACACCGTCACGCCTGGTGCCGTCGATCCGCGCATTCCACGCGAAAACGACTTCCTAGTCGTCAAGGGCAAGGTCCGACAGATCAAGTTCGCCGACCCGATCGCCGTCAGTGGCGTCGTGGTGCGCGTCAATCTGACGGTGGCCGGCTGATGGCGACCGGCTTCGAATTCTTCGAACGCGATCTGCGTGTCGCCACGGCGGGCCTCGAACCGGATGAGATAAACCGCCAGGTTGCGGCGTTCGCCAAGGCAGAGCTCGCCCGCGTCATCGCCGAAGGCTTCGCCACGCCGAACTACACCCGCATCGTCAACGGCGTCGCCGATGCCGCCGAGGAAAGCTACCGGGCGCCGGGCGCGATCGTCTACGAATTCACCAACTGGGACCTCGTGATCAAGGCGGCTTTGGAAGAGCTGCAGAAGCGCTCGCCGCGCAAGTCCGGCCGGTTCGCCTCGTCGTTCATCGTCATTGTGGGCGGGCGCACCGTCGTCACCGATTTCACCAGGATCCGGCCTGATGCCGAGATCATCATCACCAATTTCCAGCCCTATGTCCGCAAGGCTGAAGTCGGCATGCTGGGCGTGGCGGAACGCGTCCTGTTCGCCGGCACTGCGCGGGCAATGGCCAATCGTTTTCGCGGCGCCTTCACCTTCACGTCGAAGTTTCTCGACGTGCCGGCCGGCATCCATTCCGGAATGCCATACCGGCTGAAGGGGCGTGGCAGCCATGACCGCATCAGTCGCAAATCGGGCGTGTTGAGCTATCCCTCCATCATCATGAACCCGGTGAACTGATGTCCAGCCCCGAAGCCTTCGACGCGTTCAAGGGTGTGCTCGACGACTACGCCGCCGGCGATGGCGCCTTGCCGGTCCGCTATGAAAATGAATTCGTGCAGGACCTGCTCGACGCCAACACGCCGGCATGGCTCTACGTCGAGGTCTACGGCGATACCTACAATCAGGACACGATGGGCGCGCCCGGCGCCAATGCGTGGGAAGAGCGCGGCGTCACCTATCTGCATGTCATGACGCCGAGCGGCAGCGGAAGCAGGGCAGGGCGCGTCCATGCCAACCGGTTGCTCTACCTCTTCCGCGAAAAGCCGATCGGCAACCTGTTCATGCCGGAAATGTCGATCGGCGAAGGCTCTCCCGGCCAGGACTTCCCGAACTACTATTCCACCGCGGGAACCATCTTCTGGACCCGTCGTGACATCACGTCGACCCCGACGACCTAACCCCGGCCTCGACCGGTCTTTCTGAAAACCAAAGGAGAAGCACCATGTCGTTCGCTGACGGCAGTCAAGTCCGTTTGGCCGACGTGTCGGAAGCGACGCCCGGCACCATTCCGGCCACCCCGCCATTCCAGGTGATGCGCTATCGCACGGCCAGCGTGCGCATCAACAAGCAGACCGACATTTCCGACGAGGTCCGCTCCGATCGCAACGTGCCCGGCATCACCGATGTCGGCCGCGCGGTCACCGGCACGATCGAAACCCGGTTTTCGTACAACACCTACAACACCTGGCTGGAGCGCCTGCTCTGCTCGACTTTCACGACCGGCGTGCTGAAGAACGGTATCACCCACAAGACCGGCGCGCTGGAATTCACCTACGAGCAGGGCGCGACCGACAGCTATATCAGGTACACCGGCTGCCGCTGGAACACGCTCGACCTCAATATGCGCTCCCGCGCCCCGGTGCAGGCGTCATGGGGCATCATGGGCATCGACAGCCCGACGCCAACCACGGCCATCATCGCCGGCGCCACCTATGCCGCGCCGACCACGACGGAAGACTTCAACGCCGGCCTCAATGTCGCGGCCCTGTCGATCACCTCGGCCACCATGGTGTCGCCGCCGAAGGTGCAGGCGTTGAGCCTGCGCATCACCAACAACACCTACCAGGTCGACGTCGTCGGCTCCTATGCGCCCGAGGGGCATGGGCTTGGCCGGTTCGAGGCCAGCGGCACCATGACTTTGTTGTTCAAGGATCTGGCCGCCTACACCGCCATCCTCAATCATGAGGACGTGACGATCGGCTTCACCTTGCAGGACAAGGCGGGCAACGCGCTGCAGTTCGCGCTGCCCAAGGTGAAGTTCCTCGACGGCGGCCCCGCCGCTCCCGGCAACGGCCAGCCTGTCGTCATCGAAGTGCCTTTCCAGGGCTTCTATGACGCGACCTCGGCCGCGACCATCACCATCACCAAGACGGATGCACCCTGATGCGCAAGCCATCGAGAACTGCCCCGACAGCCAGTGCGGGACCGGAAGCCATTCTTCCCCTGACCGACTTCCGCGGTGACCCGTGGAACAC comes from Mesorhizobium japonicum MAFF 303099 and encodes:
- a CDS encoding terminase large subunit yields the protein MPRFSTACLDWESRIVNRESLIPFAPLFPTEAEAALDVFKSLQITDLPQVYDRKLGRHRHPTFGESCEQYVFDFVSAIFGAYDEESAKRVIEEFFLLISKKNIKSTLAAGIMLTALIRNWRHNQELLILAPTQEVAGNSFNPAASMVAADPDLTILLHVNKNTKEITHTLTKAVLKIVSADSNTAAGKKAAFVLIEELWLFGKKANAAAMLQEATGGLISRPEGFVIYITTQSDEPPAGVFKEKLDYFRDVRDGKIDDPTSLGVLYEFPDPMIDNEAYLDPANWYVTNPNMGRSVRKDWLERKLLKIQSGEDEEGDTWQSFLAKHLNVEIGMRQRGNRWPGANYWERAADPELAVLDHFAALDRFLERSEVVVVGVDGGGLDDLFGLTLVGREPDEIEIPVMVNGRESLVKMKRWLTWSHAWCHRDVLKRRKKIAPVLTDFDKAGHLTIVDAALEDLASIVDIIGTVKASGLLSSVAVDPAGLGEFVDALASPEIDITQENGLLVGVPQGFALMNAIKTAERRLSNGMLRHAGGPLMPWCVANLKIEPTATAIRATKQTAGDAKIDPAMALFDAVTMMVKNPEAPIASVYAERGIRVV
- a CDS encoding head maturation protease, ClpP-related, producing the protein MSLRQLPEAKSIKRPQNFQWDAPSDVLAKWSEQPLAADNQDANTITVFDVIGEDFWSGGGFTAKRMANALRSIGTNDIVVKINSPGGDMFEGIAIYNLLREHKAKVSVQVMGWAASAASIIAMAGDEISMGLGTFMMVHNAWGMVVGNRHDMRDAATLFDGFDSAIADIYQARTGLARADIEKLMDAETFMGPTDAVAKGFADKVDNDLVAEPASTKNAADNQILARRRTEAALAKAGIPRGERTSMINSLSGQRDATRPAPRDAGFDPLAVQRLIQTIKS
- a CDS encoding phage major capsid protein is translated as MNVNRTLFWGAALAVACLCAVVALSPDMLSHFSGHALDHGYGLAMTCAPALNKRARGLVGVRLDASDATKILAELQKTFESFKAENEAELKALKKDVVQTEKVDKINAEITKLTTALAEIDQTIAALKLGGGSAAPDPTNGEHAKAFNRYFRKGDAGNLGELQVKAALTTQSDPDGGYLVPTETEKTIDRIMGVTSTMRQLATILPIGTSEYKKLVNMGGAGSGWVGEEEARPQTGTPTLRELIFTVMELYANPATTRTMLDDGIIDIGAWLADEVNITFAEQEGAAFVTGNGLKRPRGILAYPTVANANYSWGNVGYVVTGAASDFLAPTSTVSPADALLDLLYGLKQGYRNNASYLSTDATMAKIRKFKDGQGNYVWAPPSANEKVPTIFGKPAYTDDNMNEIGTNTFPVAVGDFKRAYLIVDRQGVRVLRDELTNKPYVHFYTTKRVGGGISNFEAIKLLKCST
- a CDS encoding phage tail tube protein — protein: MSFADGSQVRLADVSEATPGTIPATPPFQVMRYRTASVRINKQTDISDEVRSDRNVPGITDVGRAVTGTIETRFSYNTYNTWLERLLCSTFTTGVLKNGITHKTGALEFTYEQGATDSYIRYTGCRWNTLDLNMRSRAPVQASWGIMGIDSPTPTTAIIAGATYAAPTTTEDFNAGLNVAALSITSATMVSPPKVQALSLRITNNTYQVDVVGSYAPEGHGLGRFEASGTMTLLFKDLAAYTAILNHEDVTIGFTLQDKAGNALQFALPKVKFLDGGPAAPGNGQPVVIEVPFQGFYDATSAATITITKTDAP
- a CDS encoding phage portal protein; translation: MGLIDRLLGRNAAPVALPVHVEPTMGEPRASAIQSAGAGQLIITPEDLERAIRAGDMSTSGQSVTPDRALRVASVFACVRILSGPPATMPLDLKRRISAKVREDADDHQLSRVLKRRPNRWQTPSQFKRMMQAHKLLRGHGVAQIVRSLGQVVALIPLHPDRVEVRQRNDMALEFVYRKPGGGEVVFQHRDIFYLIGLTLDGIHGVTPLTYARETIGTALSQEQYSGSAARNGNRASGAFKMPPGKSLSDPAYQRLKASLEAYRSGGDSEGTTMLLEEGLEYQQIALSAVDAQWIESRKFSRSEIAMFYGVPPHMIGDIEKQTSFGTGLEQQTQGFVTFSLEDELTPWEETINRILDDDNEPTLYARFNRSALVRGDLKARKEYYQAALQWGWLNPDEVRGLEDINPRSDGNGERFYDPPNTAGNSSNQPEPNP